From the Cucumis sativus cultivar 9930 chromosome 5, Cucumber_9930_V3, whole genome shotgun sequence genome, the window AGGCAATAAAGTTCGTTCAAAACTGAGCTATCGGAATCATCTCTTACCTGCGCCTGAGAGAGCACCGGATTCGATTCTCCCTGATAGCAACGTTAGGGCGTACTCCTTTATCGTTCTCACATTCTTCAGGTGatcttccatttttccttctgtcgagttttgaatttgttgcATCAGAGGGAGTAGGCACTGTATTTTAAGCGTGTTTCCGTATGGTGTTGAGTACTTGCTAACCTTGATTTTGGTGATGCGAAgtcaatttcaaataatccgtatgttttttttcattgatcTCGAGgttttggaattttcttttcgTATGTATGaggttttgaaaatgattgattGCAGCCGTGCGTGCGTAACTATCagatttatgaatttattatgttttgttaGAAGTTGTACATCGGTTAATTCCTCCTttcgaaaatgaaaaataagttgtaaatatgAATGATATGATTCTGCTACGTCCTTTATTATGAGATGGTCTTTTGTTGGGGACAGGAATTCCTGGTGATGGAAGATGTTTGTTTCGATCGGTGGTTTATGGTGCTTGTCTCAGATCGGGCAAGCTGGCTCCAAGCGAGGTTCTTCAAAAGGAGCTTGCAGACGAGCTCAGAGAAAACGTGCGATTCAGAATTCATTTCTATTGTTCTTTTTgtgttaaatatattattgcaTTGCAAATAATACAATCCTCCAAGTTTCTGATTAATTTTACTTCACTTCTATTGCTACCTTTCCATTTCGTTACCCCAATCTGACGAATATTTGTTGATTGGTTTGAACAGGTTGCAAACGAGTTGATGAAGAGGCGTTTGGACACTGAGCGGTAAAGTTTCTTGAGgtctttttagtttatattatgCAGAGCTTTTTATACATCACAATTCACAATTATTTACCACAGttaacaaaacaacaacaatcacTTTATGATTTTCAATCAAGTTTTGAATTGAACCTGAATTCAGcaagtattaaaaaattggGTCATTCCATTTATTTATGTGATCCTCATTGACCCAAGATGATAtgtgttatatattatttgttaataatcTGACAGTTTATGTGGTATGAtatagtagtaataataataaaaaaggtcaaaataccttttcaatcctTGTACTTTGAGGTCCGTTCAAATTTAGTTCCAATGCTGGTCCAATTTTAatcttgtatttttaataaatattaaactgccctaagtttttttttttttttttttggaaattggctatataacaacaacaatttttatgaatgtgttttcaaaatttattgtaaaaatgttatagcaaatttttttttcagaaaGTTCAACCATAAACTAGTGGTAGGACCTCAATTTAagatttcttgaaaattacaataactaaaattgGACATTGGAAAGTATCTTCAATGTATAGAGaccaaaacaatattttaaaaatggattaGTTCTTTCGTAGTCTTTGTTCAGAATTCCATTTCATTTGATACACTTAAGTATCAACTGCtatatgtttaaaatgttgagATAGTTGCTATTTATGTTATTATGGTaccattaatttatttgttaccGGTTCTATATATGTCATCTTACTTATAAGCTAGTAACAATCTAGATGAGATCTGctgtttgtttatttcattctCCATTCTCTTGTTATTGTGGAGGCTGTGTGCTGTTATACATCTGTTCTCTAATCTCGTTGGGCCGTTGCTCTGCCGAATTTCTTATATTCTTGCATTGAAATTAAATCGTAATAGACAACAGAAAATATCCAAGTTGCAATGGTTGGCAGGTTTATCGAAGGTGACTTCGGACAGTATGTTAGACACATGCGCCAACCACATGTATGGGGTGGAGAACCTGAGTTACTCATGTCGTCACATGTCCTACAGTAATCTCTCTGTTTAATTATTCTCCTTGCTGCAGTTTTCTCATTGATACATCTCTCAATTTTGTCACCACAtgcatttgattttaattatttgaagcAAACACCTACATGCATTATGCTGGGTGTCACGGACCTCTTGGGGGTCTGACACCGGGCTTCATATGGATCTTAGGTGAATTGGAAATTGTAAAGAAcatgtcttcttctttttccttattttctaaCCAGAAGTTCCTATACTGTCTGAACTTTCTGAACCTTGATATAGTTCCTCACGTATTCTCCGCCCTAGAGTTTTCTGCTCACAAGTTAGACTTGTGTCGTTTGAAGTTGAGAAACTGAACCTAGATGTGATACGGTAGGTTTACCTATCTTAGATTACGAGTTTGTTAATCCTGTTGGTTAACTCAGAAGTATAAGACCTTTTATTACTATATGCTATCTTTGTTGACGGCTGCTCATATTGGCATATGCTTACACTAACACAAACCAAGTTTGTATAACCTCTTGTAGTTCCAAGTCGAGATTACGTACGGACCTCATAAACCCAAATGGGGAATGTTCCGTTTGGAGTTCGAGTCATGGACCTTCAACATTTTGATACATCCATAAGTTGAAGA encodes:
- the LOC101209836 gene encoding OVARIAN TUMOR DOMAIN-containing deubiquitinating enzyme 4 isoform X1: MRSQFQIIRIPGDGRCLFRSVVYGACLRSGKLAPSEVLQKELADELRENVANELMKRRLDTERFIEGDFGQYVRHMRQPHVWGGEPELLMSSHVLHSSRILRPRVFCSQVRLVSFEVEKLNLDVIRSKSRLRTDLINPNGECSVWSSSHGPSTF
- the LOC101209836 gene encoding OVARIAN TUMOR DOMAIN-containing deubiquitinating enzyme 4 isoform X2, translated to MRSQFQIIRIPGDGRCLFRSVVYGACLRSGKLAPSEVLQKELADELRENVANELMKRRLDTERFIEGDFGQYVRHMRQPHVWGGEPELLMSSHVLQMPISVYMCDKKSGNLKVIAEYGQEYGKENPIRVLFHSYGHYDSLKAPCN